One part of the Nitrospiria bacterium genome encodes these proteins:
- a CDS encoding NAD(+) synthase: MGKEGSFFNLYNHAFVRVAVAIPEVRVADPAYNARQTIALMERAVERSVLHVLFPELGLSAYSCEDLFHQKALLDRCTEALGEVLNASKKIPVIAVVGLPLQVDSLLFNCAVVLYRGGLLGVVPKTYLPNYREFYELRQFVPADCALRHTIDLLGQHDIPFGNRLLFRIEDQPAYTFYVEICEDLWVPVPPSSMAALAGATILFNLSASNITVGKEDYRRQLVGNQSARCLAAYVYSAAGFGESTTDLAWDGHGMIYENGTPVAETPRFTYGPQFITGDLDLERLAQDRMRQNSFAQAVRRHREDLGDFRLVRVAAKLPDTARLLLDRRYDRYPYVPSDPQRRDERCREVYEIQVQGLVKRLQAAKVDKVVIGVSGGLDSTQALLVCAKAMDVMGQSRENILAYTLPGFATGPRTRDQAGRLMKAVGCTAHEIDIRPGCEQMLKDIGHPYADGQPVYDTTFENVQAGERTSLLFRVANKEGAIVVGTSDLSELALGWCTYGVGDQMAHYDLNASVPKTLIQYLVRWVAESRALGPDLRPVLEEILSTEISPELVPGVSREQPGQRSEEIVGPFALQDFHLYYTLRFGYSPPTIAFLAYCAWHDKAEGQWPDIPEDQRREFSIGEIKRWLGVFLKRFFQTSQFKRSALPNAPKVGSGGSLSPRGDYRAPSDSEADAWLAQLEAVPNEETD, from the coding sequence GTGGGTAAAGAGGGATCATTCTTCAACCTTTACAATCATGCGTTCGTGCGCGTGGCGGTGGCCATCCCCGAGGTCCGGGTGGCCGATCCCGCCTATAACGCCCGACAGACGATCGCGCTCATGGAGCGGGCCGTGGAGCGGAGCGTCCTTCACGTCCTGTTTCCGGAGCTGGGGTTGTCCGCCTATTCCTGCGAGGATTTGTTCCATCAAAAGGCCCTCCTCGACCGCTGCACCGAGGCGCTCGGCGAGGTTCTGAACGCATCTAAAAAAATCCCGGTGATCGCCGTCGTCGGTCTGCCGCTGCAGGTCGACAGTTTGCTATTCAACTGCGCCGTGGTGCTGTATCGCGGAGGGCTGCTCGGAGTGGTCCCGAAGACCTACCTTCCCAATTACCGCGAGTTCTATGAATTACGCCAGTTCGTTCCGGCCGACTGCGCCCTCCGTCACACAATCGACCTTCTGGGTCAACATGATATTCCTTTTGGCAACCGGCTTTTGTTTCGAATCGAGGACCAACCCGCCTATACTTTTTACGTTGAGATCTGCGAGGATTTATGGGTTCCCGTCCCGCCCTCTTCGATGGCCGCGCTGGCCGGCGCCACGATCCTTTTCAATCTTTCCGCCTCCAACATCACCGTGGGAAAAGAAGACTACCGGCGTCAACTGGTCGGCAACCAGTCCGCCCGGTGCCTCGCGGCCTACGTCTATTCGGCCGCCGGATTTGGCGAGTCCACGACCGACCTCGCCTGGGACGGTCACGGGATGATCTACGAGAACGGGACTCCCGTGGCGGAGACCCCGCGATTCACCTACGGCCCTCAATTTATTACGGGGGACCTTGATCTGGAGCGCCTCGCTCAGGATCGCATGCGACAGAATAGTTTCGCGCAGGCGGTCCGTCGTCACCGGGAAGATCTCGGGGACTTTCGTCTCGTTCGCGTGGCCGCAAAGCTTCCCGACACGGCGCGCCTGCTGTTGGATCGCCGGTATGATCGATATCCTTACGTCCCCAGCGACCCGCAACGACGGGATGAACGGTGCCGTGAAGTCTACGAAATCCAAGTGCAGGGCTTGGTCAAGCGTCTGCAGGCGGCCAAAGTGGATAAAGTGGTCATCGGGGTTTCCGGGGGGCTGGATTCCACCCAGGCCCTCTTGGTTTGTGCGAAGGCGATGGACGTGATGGGACAATCCCGCGAAAACATTCTGGCCTATACACTCCCCGGGTTTGCCACCGGCCCCCGCACGCGCGACCAGGCCGGGCGATTGATGAAGGCGGTGGGTTGCACGGCCCACGAAATCGATATCCGTCCGGGCTGCGAGCAGATGCTCAAGGACATCGGCCATCCCTATGCCGATGGCCAGCCCGTGTACGACACCACGTTTGAGAATGTCCAGGCGGGCGAGCGGACGAGTCTTCTGTTTCGCGTGGCCAACAAAGAAGGGGCCATCGTCGTGGGGACGAGCGACTTGAGCGAGCTCGCACTGGGCTGGTGTACGTACGGCGTGGGCGACCAGATGGCTCACTACGATCTGAATGCGAGCGTGCCGAAAACGCTCATCCAGTACCTGGTTCGCTGGGTCGCCGAGAGCCGGGCGCTCGGTCCCGATCTGCGTCCGGTGCTCGAAGAGATTCTCTCGACCGAAATCAGCCCCGAACTCGTACCCGGCGTCTCCAGAGAGCAGCCCGGTCAGCGCTCGGAAGAGATCGTGGGTCCATTTGCCTTACAGGATTTCCATCTCTATTACACCCTCCGCTTCGGATACTCGCCTCCGACGATCGCCTTTCTCGCCTACTGCGCCTGGCATGACAAGGCGGAGGGCCAATGGCCGGATATTCCGGAAGACCAGCGCCGTGAATTTTCCATCGGAGAGATCAAGCGGTGGTTGGGGGTTTTTCTCAAACGATTCTTTCAGACCAGCCAGTTCAAGCGAAGCGCGTTGCCGAACGCCCCGAAAGTCGGGTCGGGGGGATCGCTCTCGCCCCGCGGGGACTATCGGGCGCCGAGTGACAGCGAGGCCGACGCCTGGCTGGCACAGCTCGAGGCCGTCCCGAACGAAGAAACGGATTAA